A window of Dickeya zeae NCPPB 2538 contains these coding sequences:
- the tonB gene encoding TonB system transport protein TonB, producing MPQKTFFLTHRYSWPVLVSVVFHGSLIAGLLFASFNTSVTLPTAPQPIQVMMVNTAPQEAAPAPSAEPEPTHEPEPVPEPQVQPEPPPLPKPVPIPLPEPKPQPKPKPKPETKPKPVKKLVPQKDKPQERVPEPNAAPASSQTVNHNAAPVSQAPVASAQPAGPKPVNRVQPEYPARALALHIEGRVKVQFDVDESGRVGNVRVLSAEPQNLFERDIRQAMRKWRYEENRPGKDLVVTIIFKVNGATAME from the coding sequence ATGCCGCAGAAAACATTTTTCCTGACCCACCGATACTCATGGCCTGTATTGGTTTCCGTCGTATTCCATGGTTCATTGATAGCTGGGTTGTTGTTTGCTTCTTTTAATACATCAGTCACTCTGCCGACGGCGCCACAACCTATCCAGGTCATGATGGTTAACACCGCACCGCAGGAAGCCGCACCCGCACCGAGCGCTGAGCCAGAGCCAACACATGAGCCCGAACCGGTACCGGAACCACAGGTTCAACCTGAGCCGCCGCCGTTGCCAAAACCGGTTCCCATTCCGTTACCGGAACCTAAACCTCAGCCGAAACCCAAACCTAAGCCGGAAACAAAGCCTAAACCGGTGAAAAAGCTGGTGCCGCAAAAGGACAAGCCCCAGGAACGTGTGCCTGAGCCGAATGCCGCACCCGCATCCAGCCAGACCGTGAACCATAATGCGGCACCGGTTAGTCAGGCTCCGGTTGCCAGCGCCCAGCCTGCTGGTCCCAAACCGGTAAATCGGGTTCAGCCGGAATATCCTGCCCGTGCGTTAGCCCTGCATATTGAAGGCCGGGTTAAAGTACAGTTTGATGTGGATGAGTCGGGTCGTGTCGGTAATGTCCGGGTGCTGTCAGCTGAACCGCAAAACCTGTTCGAGCGGGATATCAGGCAGGCGATGCGTAAGTGGCGTTATGAAGAGAATCGACCAGGGAAAGACCTGGTGGTGACGATTATTTTCAAAGTCAATGGCGCTACAGCGATGGAATAA